One Tachysurus vachellii isolate PV-2020 chromosome 14, HZAU_Pvac_v1, whole genome shotgun sequence genomic window, AGTCTTTAAGGTGTCTTGAAGCTCACTCTGTGGAGCCAATCATTAGGAAATACATTAGGtaaactatttatattttatagttcTTTTCCAATCCTGATTAAAGCATACTTGAATGTGCTTATTCATGGGTTTGGGCTCCTTATTTCACTTGCTTACATATTTAACATTGGTAGGGTTAATGATTGTACAATATCATGTTGTACATGATGTTATGATCATTTCAATATTTAACAGCAACACCTTGTGACCCTAGACTTTGGAGTGGTGATGGCCAGCAATAATCATAGCTTTAAACCAAATTATCCCAAAATTAGGCCATGAGACTTTTACACTAGGCTACTATGCAGTTGAGAGTCAAAAACATGCAGTCTAGAGGTTGATTTGAGTTGTATTAGACATACAGGTCTGCACTTAGActtattaaagatttatttattcaaattaattCCTATTATTTGCTATAAAGCAAGAATTCTGCAGCCATTgagttgttttttaatgttcccaatttggcaaaaacaaaacaaaacaaaaaacctccaGCATTTCTGTTAATCCAGTTTGCAGCTTCCTCATCCACAAAACAATGAATCTGTTCATATAGTGAGCATTGGGCAGAGTGGTGTCTGGCCCAATGGGGCTCTGTTAACGATTAATCCCATCTTTAACCACTTGCCTTAATTTATAGAGCTAAATGGGGCAGTGGAGCTATATGGCCCATGCAGCCTCATGATTCTTCAACATCTGGAAAGGTGAACAAATGAAAGGATCAtcagtgtatatatttttcaaataaCACTATTTTAAACTCACTAATTACTCAGAAGAAACAATTTGTGTTTCAATGGAATTAAAaatagtatagtgtatacaACCCGACAACGACGTATACATAACACAAAATGGATTTTAGGgtgaaaaaaacccaaaatgcaTTCCCTgatgaaaaacaacacaaaatggaTTTTAAGAtgcatacacaacacaaaatatacacactatacataatTCCCATAAGACAGTTACCTGGCCTTGCATTATCTTGCTTGTTCTCATTCTCCCAAACTGTTCACTTCATGGCCATCTTGGCAATTGTGATGgatccatttttttaataaatatgtgaaCATACATCTTACAGCCACCCTTCTAAGTGTCCTTTCCTCTATTATATTGCATTAATCATTCTGCAGCTCATTACAAGGACAACTTTTATTAGGGATAATTCTACACACCCCTGAAATTGTTGGGGCCATGTCCCTAATATTTCTATCCAAATTTACATGATTGATGTAGTATTTAATTGGTTAGTATGTGATAATTAGAAAGTAATTCATACTAAGTAACTACTTTGTACTTTGTTTAACTAACAATATATGGTTTTATGAATTCACTGTTGCTCCATATAAGTTAATAATCAGCTAATATTATATCAGTAACAGCGACTAAGTACTAGTTGTGTACTCtctagtaaaataaaatgctttcttATTAGTGATAATGATATTGTTTGACCTTGTGCTTCTTAGAATGCAAAATTCTGGCAAAATAACAGCAGACTGTTGATTATATCAGAACACAAACCGTGAACTCTCACGCTCTGCAATATCTCTTCTACTGTGAATGAGTACACACCAGCAGGAGGGGCCATGTGAGGACAGCTTTATAAACCCAGAACACGGTGTTCCTTTACTAAGCACAACTAAGTGGGTGGAgggatgtgtgtacagtatgtgtgcgtgtgtttttggGTAAGGAGATAAGGACAATTTTTCTGCTTTATTCCTTCATATTGTACCACATCCTGTAAATGGTATGAACTGATGAACTGCAGCTAATTAGCACAAGATGGATAACAAATAgacatataaatattttattcatcttcagggTTGTCTGGCATATCTGGTGTCATGGCTAAGAGAGGCCTCTGTCAGTACTGATGAATTTATAGCCTGTGAGATGAAATAAAGAGGAAAGAGTGGGCAGTCTGAGAGTGTggaagtgcatgtgtgtatcagagagtgagagatagagcaATTGAGAGACATAGAGTGGGTGGTGGTAGGCTGGTGGTGCCCAGAGCACTGAGAGGCAACCAGGCAGACAGACTTTGAGTTCagactgtgtgtgggtgtcctGCAGTGGGTGTTGCTGTAGTGTGACCTCTCTGtgcttcctccctctctctctctctcgatctgtGTGGGGGCGACACCGGCTGGcattggcacacacacacacacacacacacacacagccacttATACTGGAAATGatgagagagcaagaaagacgTCTTTATGAAATTCAAAAAGCCCCATTACAATTTCTcattccatttctttctttctttctttctttctttctttctttctttctttctttcttttcacttccTTGTTCTCTCTATGGGTCCACATACCAAGAATTATAACTTCCAAATATCTTACAATGAACTGCTTTTTCAAAagaatttaagaaataaattgaaGGAATACAAAAAAGAAGTTTTCAAAACTTCTATAAGAGCAGATCACAATTTTAACACAGACTTTGACAAGCTTTCAAAAACCCAGTaagaaagcaagagaaagaTGATGTATGTTGAAACATGCTGCACTGAATTCCATTTGAAATCACACCAAGGACTCATGTTTCATTCTGTAAGCTTTAAAGAAGAGCTGGGCGCCAGATAAGCATCAATATTTATCAGAGGTATTTAAATTCCTCCTTTTTTGCCTTGTTACGTGAGAGCAGAGACAGATGTGCCTGCAACTGACATGAAAGCAAAGATGATAATTAGTGTTTTTGATAAGCACTCATAGGGAAATTATTCCTGTACAAGTGGCAACAGAGATCTCGCACTGTGCTTCATTGTCATTCctatcaagtgtgtgtgttatgtgttgtgtCTACTGCTAGTGTCTCTGTCTACcataaatttgaaaaaatacAAAGGGAGGGTATGCATGAAACCTccctccttccatccttcctctctccctcacacaaaaacacataaaccacacacacgccAGCAAAAAGTGTTTAGCTGTTTCCACTGTGTCTCTTCTCTATTCTTCCACGTGGCCTCTTCAGTGTCAgcaggttcacacacacagtctgttttTGTAGCAGATCTCATTTGATCTCTCACAGTTTAGCCAATGCTGATTCCAAAAGTTAACTTCTTTTCAACTTTGAGTCAGCTTTTATACCCACCCATacaacacacataaacaaacgtTAAATGAAGGctttatgttaaaatgttatgtGAAAACAGTGTGCCAGAAACACACTAGTCCCTCAATGAAcagagacttttgttttttgtagtgGAAAGCGTGACCTGACTCTATCCCCTGACCCAACTCAGTGTGGTATGAGCTGTGTACAATGGAGCTCAATCTGTGCAGTGCACAAACCAGCACAGCTCATTAAAGCCACAGCCCAGTCACGAGATCCGGCAATAACGTTCACACTACGCACACATTGGTAGCATGCCTCCCCCAGACTGTCTCccactctctgtttctttctctaacAATGCTCTAGAGACATACTCACTCTTATAACACTGGCCACTTTACCCATGGagacacgcacactctctcacaaacacacaaagggtCTTATGGCATGCAAATGATGACCTTATCCTTCCCTGATTTCTTTCATTCACATTCAATTCACATTTGTATGAACTTAGTCCTGACCTAATGTCAAACAAAATTTATACTGATATTGTCATGAGCCAAAGCATATAGCAGACAGATGTGAGAAAGAAAGTGCCACATGAAATTAAAGTAGATTTTTGTCAGTTTAAACTTCATGCTATATACAAGGCAAATTGTAATTGCATTGAAAACACTGACCCCACTCCATCTGTTAAACTTTTTACTTGATGTAAACTCAGAGTCAGAAAATTTTGGACTGAATccagaaataaaaattttaattttatattgcaaatcactattttgttcctgtctcttaaattatatgattattccaggttttaatgtttgtattattgtttaatttaaacatttcaaaCTGCACTATTAAGGGTGACTGTATTGGGAACTCCATGTCAACTCATAAGGCACACAAGAGGTAGGCATGTATATAAGGTGCCATGAAAATAATATTTCCATTCCCACAACTTTAAACGTTACCTAGAACCGAAATGCCGTATGAAGCACAAAAATAATGATCATAATTTCCCTAATACCTGTAGGATGCCGTTAAATTccaataaacactgataaatccTGAACTTCATAGAATCTTCAGCGGTGTTAATTTGCCGTTGGAGCCCgaataaaaatgtctgataatTATACAAAGGGAGATTAAAATAAGTCACTATTCTAATTAGCTAATGCATTagcactaataaaaaaaaatatctagtCTTTGTAGGTATACATTAAATGTATAATGCAATGTCTGTATCTGTTTGTATCTTCTTTTTGGTTGGttctttagttttttgtttgttcctgGCTATAATATGAAATTATATTTTCTCCCAATTTTTTTGGCTTTCCCAAAATAAAACCAGTACCCTGTTTACCAAAACCCTTatcaggcagttactaaggatgaataaATGAGCACCGTAAATGCTTAActataaaaacataatacatGTTAGTGAATGTGCTTTCTTTTTCCCCACAAGCTTAATGTCACTGCTAAATCATACCTACAAGTTTTCATACAACCAGATCGCACACCTCTATTCTCAAACAGATAAAATAGTGTATTgcctatttgtatctgtatatgTATCAGTTTAGAACATAATTTCAAGTAGAGGTTACATACTATCACGTCTTTAGTGCTTAAGTCATGAGCACTCTTTCAAGCACACACTCGAGGTAGCCGCCATCTCTCAGTGCATCAATGCATTGCATCATAGGTGTCTTCACTGCTGTAGAAACCCAGGTTGTGTCTATACGGGTGGAAGTACTGTATGGGTGAAGACCGGCCACTTAAAACCCTTACAAAACCCTTAATGAGTAAGAGGTGAAGAGGTTGTTCAGTCTTAAGCCGATTATGATAATGATGGCTTGAAACCACAAACAATGATTGATGTTTCTATGTCTGTACAGTCAGATGTGGGCattgtattttttaacattatgaAACACTATTTTATGTAAAGACATCAAAATTATCTTTGCTCATAAACAAATGTTTGCGTTTGGAAACATGAGTGAAATAAGATCCTGTTATTCTGGTTCTTCTACTAAATTCTGAGTTAGCATATTAGCATATGTAACAAGCAATAAAGCCCAAGTTTCCAAAGGAAGGTCCTCATGCAAACAGCAAGGGTGCATTTCAGAACAAAGATACTATACTGTAATGTACAATGCAGCTTCGGGTCTTAAATTCCAAACCATCCACGTCTTCTATATGCATGTATGAAATGTGGGTTTATGCGCACAAAGTAACATGGAGAAAAGAGTTTATTGTCAGCTGCTGATCCACAGGGCAGTTGTTAGACAGGTGACCTGTAAGACAGCTGCTGAGAATCATTTGTAGCTGTCAGACTTGAACTGAAAGACTGCAGGATTATGCAGGTCAAAATGCATAGGGTGTATACTGCTATGGTCTATTTTAGCACCATGTGATCAATTATGTGAGCAGTCTAATCTGGGCTCTTATATTGACTGAAACCACAGCTCGTCATAGCTCAAATTACAGGACACAGAGGATAATGACACGCACATTCACATAGGAAAACATACACAtcaacacccacccacacattcTGCCATACTTGCATACAATAAAAAGAAGGCACAGACAACAGTGTTAACAACAAACTAatcttgttttgttcttttcttgtttcttcCTACTATTTACATCAGTACCTAATGTGCAAATTAATAATTTAGTGTAAAACtgtcaaatgaataaaaaatcatattttacaATTATAAGACGGTGCAAGTCCATGAATCGGTCACACagaaaggaagaagaggaggacgCATAGAAGGAAGGAGCAAGAAAACAGACACACCAAGCGTTAGACTGTGCAGGGTTATTCAGTATTAGAACACACACCAGACCAGAAAGCAGTGAGTAATGCTCACATTTGTCCCTCTCCTGAAAGGAGAGAAGCACTAGCTGAGGACTTTGCTTTGCCCATGCTCACACAGGGGTTAGCAATAACAATACTATCAGGCCTTCTGGTGTTTTAAATGGCAGAGGAATCAAGGCCTTCCTAGTATGCAAAGCTAGTTTTAGAATTATGAGATGTCTGCTATGGTGTGGCTATTTgccataacatataacatacatAACACCTTTTATGTCTTAAGAGTAGCAGCTCATCCATAGGGGCAAGTGGGGCAGAGCCCAGCCAAATCTATCTGTTGCAACTGATGTTAATCTTGCATTATTAATGAACTGTTCAGAGTGCCCAaagatttaaaggaaaaaatatgcTGTTTTGACAGATAAAAGCTAATATTCCATTGATTTACTTGCCTTTCTAAATTTTGATTTGGGATTTTGAAGCAGTGTGTTTAGTGCTCCATTTTGCTCCATAGAGTTATTATTGCACACAGCGGTGAGCTGGTGCAAACTGAGACCCACCGGGGCAGCAATCACTCTGCCCCATGCTTGCTCTATGAATGCATTGTTTATGACTGAAAAATCAGCAGACAGGACAGATCTGTGTTTTTCTCACACTGTGAAAATGGAGACAGAGACTACACAAACTGTTtcaaactgaattaaataaataaataaataaacatttgaacataAGTTATTAAAATGAACACTGCTATCTTATAGTCCTTTCTCTGATCAATAAATTGAGAGGAAATtattctacagtttttttttatcagtttcagGTtacctatataatatataactagcTAGATTTTTAATCTGTATTTGAGAACAATTAATAGTAAACAGAAAACTCCAGACTGAGTTTGTTTAGGCTTGTTCTTGTCTTGTCAGCTCTTGACTATATATGGGTTACTTTTTTAGGCAAATTTAGTTTGAAATTGTTAAGATGTAGTAATTAATGTTGTCCTGCCCCAAACAATTTCTATGGTCACGAGCCAATCCTACTTATTGATTGCATTTTAAATCAAACTTTATTCTAATGTGCTGAAAGTGATTTTTCAGTTTTGAATTTAGTGATTCGATTTGGGGATTAtactaataaaaacatttaacacagTACCTGAGAATTTCAAATATAGGAGAAGGTTTTTGGCACAGAGTTTTAGGACAAACGCAGGTGGGTCTGTTGatagactggtgtgtgtgtgcttgtgggaTGCAGAACAAACGATGAGAAACAGCCATTACCTACAACACACCAAGGTGTAACCAACATTGACAAACATCACAGAGTTCCATTTGATTTCATGTTTAGTCCACTACACTATAAAGGTGTATAAAGGTTTGTATTccattatttcttttctcttgcaTTGTACAAATTTGCCATGAGTAGTACTGtagtttattttacagaagCCATTTGCTATCAAGAATGTGATATATTGCAAAATAAAGATAGGAATAAATGGCGCTGTGCTGCATCAGGTGGTATCAAGGAGAGTTTCAATGGAATGCAAACCAATGTACACAAGGTCCAGTCATGTGCTGCACAATCAGAAGCATGTTACAGACCATGCAGCACACTTTGATTTGCCACAAATGAAATTTCAGTACAATCGTCTTACATCCAGGCAGATAAAATCACACTCATTTCTACACAAAGACAATACACTATGGCTGACATTAAGAATGCATAGATAAAAAGGGAGGGACTGCGCTCATTACCAAACttattgctttttaaaaaacGTCCTTCTGTTTATCAGTGGTTCCTCCCCTCCCATTTGAATTATTTCCAAAGCAGAAAGATGTTACTTGCTATTGAGAAATTGATTGAAGTATTGCATTCAAATGAGTTACCCAGTAGCTTTTGGAGAGCTCAGAGGACACTGACATATGCTTTTACATCTCTTTTAGCTAGTGCTAGaaattttatattacagactgAGCAAAATGCACAGACATGAGCTTTTACTCTAGAACAAGTAAAAGAATGTAAATttggacaaaagacaaactgacaaataaaatgacagCACAATCTCTGGCCAAAGCTGTAAACTGCAGTGTCATTTTGCTATTGAAAGAAAAGTAACAAGATTACAAGGAGATCATTCTTAAATAGATTAGAAAACTGTATGCCAGTATTTGTCTATTACTCGCATAGTGCAGAGGGTGATGACGTTGCTGCTGTCTTTataatcgcacacacacatcagtgttacactgcatgtgtgtgtatgagcgggGCTATCCTGGTCGGTGTCCTTTGCCCTCCCTTTCCCTGCGTTTCATCTCCTCTCTGTAGCAGTAGGAGCAGTAGTTCTCTGTCTCTGGTCTGCCGTAAAAGGAGCAATTCTCCCTCTTGCAGCGCTTCTGCTGAAAGCAGTACATGGGGCAGGTTCCACTGCGGATCTTGGCTTTATCATGGCTGAACCAGGAGTGGGGCGCAAGTTCCTCGTCTGCAAACTCCAGACTGTCCCGGATATGGCTTGCATTAAAGCCATTGGTGTAGGTGTGCGATTTGTGCTCACCGGCCATGCTATATGGCATAGAATCTCCGCCATGGATGGCACGAATCCCAGACATGCGTGCTGGACTATAGCTCTGAGAGGACAGTGAGCGGTTCTGTTGTGGATACGTGGCACAGGTCTTCAGTGTCCCCACTGGAATTTTATAGGGCTCGTCCTGGTAGCTGGAGGACTGCGTGTTGCTATCTCTCAGGTGGATGACACTGTGCCGCTGAATGGGTGGCGTATGGCTATAGTGGGCGGATACCGGGATAGGTTCCTGTCGCTTAGCACCTTGACTGGGAGAGGAGAAGGGGACGGGTGACATGGATGAGCAAGGGAGTGAAGGCGGGTTGGCATTAGGGATGGTAACTGGGGAAGCAGCGAGGGTAGGGCTATTCCTCCCCTGCCCCTTTAGTGTGTGGATATGGCTGGGCTGCAGAACAGGTGAGCAACTCTCAGGGGGAGGGCTGTCCGAGCGCTCTCTCTGGAATGTGCTCTCCTGTTCAGGCTTTTTGAGGGTGCCATTGGTCTGGGGCTTTTTCTCAGCCTCACCTTTCCTCTTTTGTTCCTGCTCGGTGCTGAAGCGCTCCTGAGCACTGCTCAGGTAGTAGCTTATCATCTCTTCATGGAACTGATGCCGATGGCTGGTTAGCAACAGACCAGCAAAAATGAACTTGCGTTCACCCTGCATGGCTGCACGAAGGATGTTCAGGCTCAGCTTGACATCTGTGCTGTACTTCCAGTTGTCCAGAGTCCGCTCATCTGGGATTTTGGCAGAACTGGCCTGCCTTTCTCCAGACGAGGTACCTGATACTCTGTCAGTAGGAGATGGGCTGGTTGCTTTCTCAGAGGATGATGTACTAGTAGATTGGCCAGACTCCTCTTTGCTCCCTTTGCGTATTTTGGAGTCCTTCTTCTTGGGCTTCTGTTCACTGCTCTCCACAGCACGTCCATTTGTTATGGTGGACCTGCTGATTTTGCCGTGTACCAGACCTCCCAGGCCACCCATGTTCTTCTTCAACTTGATGCCTAGAGTCTTGCTAAAGCTGCCCAGCTTGTTGGCTACTGAGTCAGCACgagctttctctttctctttgtgctGCTTGTCcttgtctttctctttgttAGTCTTGCCATTGTTGAGGTTGGAGTTGCTGCAGACTGACTCACGGTCCGAGTCTATGGATTCGGCCAGAGACTGCACATCTTCTCCTGCTGATGCGGTGGGTGACTCAGGTTGTGCAAGGGGAGCCTACAATATCAGACAGAGAAGTGAATCAAAACACAATTTATGTAACTCAATGTATCAACC contains:
- the otud7a gene encoding OTU domain-containing protein 7A; translation: MTLDMDAVLSDFVRSTGAEPGLARDLLEGKNWDLSAALSDYEQLRQVHTANLPQVFNEGRYYKQPEHSGTPQHLNKLEQCLQRQEENTQEKRLSRGISHASSAIMSLARMHVTGECTREQLPLEMPIYTFQLPDLSVYSEDFRNFIERDLIEQSTMVALEQAGRLNWWSTICTSCKKLLPLATTGDGNCLLHAASLGMWGFHDRDLVLRKSLYAMMKSGAEREALKRRWRWQQTQQNKESGLVYTEEEWEREWNELLKLASSEPRTHISKNGNTSGGVDNSEDPVYESLEEFHVFVLAHVLRRPIVVVADTMLRDSGGEAFAPIPFGGLYLPLEVPPNRCHCSPLVLAYDQAHFSALVSMEQRDQQREQAVIPLTDSEHKLLALHFAVDPGRDWEWGRDDNDNTKLANLILSLEAKLNLLHSYMNVTWIRIPSETRAPLAQPESPTASAGEDVQSLAESIDSDRESVCSNSNLNNGKTNKEKDKDKQHKEKEKARADSVANKLGSFSKTLGIKLKKNMGGLGGLVHGKISRSTITNGRAVESSEQKPKKKDSKIRKGSKEESGQSTSTSSSEKATSPSPTDRVSGTSSGERQASSAKIPDERTLDNWKYSTDVKLSLNILRAAMQGERKFIFAGLLLTSHRHQFHEEMISYYLSSAQERFSTEQEQKRKGEAEKKPQTNGTLKKPEQESTFQRERSDSPPPESCSPVLQPSHIHTLKGQGRNSPTLAASPVTIPNANPPSLPCSSMSPVPFSSPSQGAKRQEPIPVSAHYSHTPPIQRHSVIHLRDSNTQSSSYQDEPYKIPVGTLKTCATYPQQNRSLSSQSYSPARMSGIRAIHGGDSMPYSMAGEHKSHTYTNGFNASHIRDSLEFADEELAPHSWFSHDKAKIRSGTCPMYCFQQKRCKRENCSFYGRPETENYCSYCYREEMKRREREGKGHRPG